The sequence GCCTGAACAGGGTCCTCGGCAGTCATTACCTTGGCTTCGACCGTGTCTGTTGTCTTTTCCATTCCCGCTCCGATCCTCACGTGGGTGTTGTTGTCGTCAGTCTCCGCGACGTGCGGCCTGAAGTCCTGTGGCGGTTTTTCCATGCTGCGCCCGACCCCGACGGACGGGTCGGCGGGGATGGAAACCAATGAGATTTCAAAAGGCTGCCATCGCCGCACAGTAACAAGGTCCGGCTGCCCGGCACGTTTCTGGACCTCGACGTCATCGACCGTATAGCCGACCGACACATGCTGGCGGATGCCATCGCGAATATCGTCGAGGATTTCTTGAGCCCGTGCAGATTTACCAAGGCGGACCCGGGCGCGGCCCTTGCGGTCTGCGCCTGTTTCAACCATTTCCACAACCCCGACATGGTCCTCCGGGTTGTGCCCGACCAGAAATGGGGCCCCGTCGTCAAGCCTGCTGGTATCCATGGCGCCGGGGGCATGGTCGAGAATTTCCTCACCAAACCACCGCAAAACAGGCGTTTCGGACGAGAACGCCAGCTCGACGCAGCGGTTTTCTTCATCAAACGCGCTCACCCGACCCGACCGGGTCAGGCCCGGGCGCTCGCCATCACGCGTATTGATCATTTCGGCGGTCAGGGTTTGTAGACTACTCATTCAGGTTCTCCGGTTTTTCCCGCGCCCGCTTGCGTGGGCGCCCCGAGGGCCAAGCCAATTGCACTGCCGATGTATTCTTTCGGAATCCCTGCCGCCTCCATCGCACAGATGTCGCGGGCGATTTCCCGCCACACGGAATCCGGATCCCGGCCCTGTTCACGAATGATCTGCGAGGGGGAGGACAGCATGTTGTTTTTCGCGGCGATCGCGGCCTTTATATCGGCGGCGGGATCAATCCACTGCCAGCGGCGGGGCTGCCAGGCAACGCGGCTGTATTTTTCCAGCCGGTCCGGGCGAAGGGTCCCGCCGTTTTCCATCGCGACACCATGCAGAAGGGCTTTGGGGAGCCAGGCTTTGAAGACGGGTTCATGCAAGGTCTCAATTAACCATTCCTGGAGCCACTTCCAGTGCTCGCGCTCGTCCAGTGTGCCTTGCCGAATACTTGAATAATTCACGCCTTCAAGGTCGTTGGCTAAATTGTTGTACGCAACACCCATGCCACTGGCCGCGCCTCTTAACATGGCTTTCTGGAAGGAGTGGAACTCGCCGCGTGGATAGGACGGGTTCCACTCCTGAAAGCTCACTCCTGCGGGGAGCTCCTGGAAGACCCCGGCCTTGGCCTCCATGTAGAGCTCTTCGTTTTCGTCGAGAGTGTCACCCGTCTCGAATTCGTGCTTGAAGAAGCCGCACTTTGCAGCAGCTGTTCTTGCGTTGACCAGGGCCGCGTGTTCAAACTCTTTCAGCATGTGCAGGCGCCACAGGCTTGTCGCCATCCAAGGTAAGCCCCGCTTCTGCCCGACAATGTCAGGCAGAAACCCGTGTATAATCTCGCTGGCCGGGATGCGGCGATAATTCTTGCCCTCAACGCTATAGTCAGGGCGCCCGTCATCTGTTGTCATGAAGTAATAGGCTAGGGGCCGCCCCGACATATTGAATTCAATGCCCTGGCGGATGAATGATCCTCCGGTCCGGTGGTCCTGGTCGAGGTGGACAGGGCAGCGGGTGGGATCAATAACCTGGAGCGCAAACCCCCACGGGCCTGCATCCGGGCCATGGACCATTTTTATAAAGAACTCGCCGTCCCGCGCCGCGCTGGTGATGCAAAGAGACTGTAGGGCCCGCCAGCTCAATTGGCCGCCGATATCACAACTTTTGGCGGCCCCCCACCGGTCCCAGGCATCTTCCAGGGCGTCATTGGCCGAATTATCCAGGTTGCCGTCGAAATCGCGGGCCTGCGCCTGGAGAAGAACGCCCTTGGGCCCGACAATGTTCTGCACACATAACCGAACAAATTTTTTCGCGTAGTCATTGTTGTCGGCTTCATGTCTGGAACGGGCAACCAATGAGGTATAGTTCCTGCGCACGACCTCATCAGCGCTGACAGGCGTTGTGCTCCATGACTGGGTCAACCGGTCCGTCGAGGCGGAATCGAAAAAGTTACGGGAGAAACGGGCGCCGGGGCGGCGGCGGACTGCGGAAGCCGTACGCCTGAATAGCCGGTCCAGGATATTCATCAGAACCTCACCAGAACCTGCCGCCCCAGAAGGCTCTGACCGCGTTCGGCAAGCCGGGCTCTTTTCAGTTCCGCCCGGTATGTATCCCGGAGGCGGAGGAGATCGGGGATCGGTGTGCGTTCCAGCTCACGGTTGTTAATCTTGTACTTGCTTTGGTCGATGGTGGCCCGCCCCTCGATAACGGCTTCGACGGCCTCAAGAACCTTCATGACATGGCCCCGCCCGTCAAAAAGACCGGTAATATTATCGGGGTCATCACGCACCAATATCGCGCCCGATTTCAGGTCGTATACGGTGAATCCGTCGGATACACGTGCCGTATACCAGTATGTGCCGGGCGGCCACAGCGTGGTCCGGCTCCCGGGCACGCTTATGCGGTGCTGAAGGCCGTCAGGCTCTGCCTCCAGGTCAAGGGGTGCGGGACCCCTGAGAAGCAGGCGGAGAGTCCAGTCCGGGGGGGGACAGGCGGGGAGCGTTGCACGAATATCCAGCGATGTACCCGCTGTAATCTCTTTCTGGATGGCGAACATAGGCACCTGTAAACCTGTTTATTCCCGCCGCCGCGTAGGAAATCGCGACCGTCGCGCAGTATGGTGGGGCCCGGACCCGGCGCTGTCCTGTGGCGCTTTTTCCCCACTGCCCAGCGCTGACCGGGATGCAAGTTTATGGAATTTCGGGTTCAGGATTTTCAGGGCGGCCAAAGCGTAGACACGACAATCAAGGGCCTCGTTACGTCTCCGCGTCTTGTGCCATTCGGGGCGGGGAAAGCCTTTTACGTAGCGTGTAATGAGTTTTTCGGCGGTCAGCTGGTGGAAGTACTCTGCGCTCCGGTCGGCGGGAAAATGACTGTAGCCCGGGCCCGGCGTGTTGACCTCCAGGCGCCTCATGATCATGATCTTGGCTTCGTCTACACCAACACCGAAAAGATTGATCGGACGCTCGCCGCGGATGGACCGCGTGCGCTTTGGCGGCGAGACCAGGGGCCGCCCGAAACCACCGATGCCTTTGATGGCGAATACGCGGCGCCCGCTTTGACGCCTCACGTAGTCATAGGCGGCAGAGGTATGGCCCCGCCCGCCGCCGGTATCCAGGCAAGCGGCACTGATTGCAAGCTGTGCGCCGGACTGGTGCAGGTAGGTTTCATTCAGGGCCTGGTCCAGCTCCGCCCATACAGCCGCCCCAAGCGGATCACCCCATAAAACAAGGTAATCGACGGACCAGCTTTCCTCATCCGCACCCCAGGCAACCACCTCCATTTCAAGACGGTCCTGCTGCATGTCAATGCCCGCCGTAAGAATCAGGCCCCCCTCGGGTACAGGGGCGGAGAAAACCTCGACTCTCCGCATCAAGTCCATTGCAGAGGCCTGCTGCCCGTCTTCCTCCCAGGTTTCCGCGAGCGAGACATTGACAAAGGTTTGCAGGTCGCCCGCTGCTTTTTTGTCCAGGAAGGAGCGGACAATGTCGCGCATATGCCTGAACGTCGAGTATAACTCGTTCAGATGATAGCTGGCATGGCCCCTGAAAGGGCGTTCGGCCTTCCATTCACCAAGCCGGATGGCTGCAATGCGGCGCCCGTCATCCCAAAGAGAGCCACACTCCGAACACACGTAACACGCTGTCTCCGGTAGGTGTTCGCCATCACTGCTTTTATTCCACTGGACGCCGCGCCAGGACAGGTGCTGTCTGTGACCGCAGTCCGGGCAGGGAACAAGGAAGCGACGGCAGTCCCCGGCGATAAAGGCGCTTTCGATCCACGACGCCGCCTTCAATGTAGGGGTCGAGATTTCAAGCAGCTTGCGCTGGTCCCCGAATGTCGCCGCCCGTTGCCACAGCAGCCCGACCGGGTGGCCTTCGGATGTGCGGTCATATCCGTCGGTTTCATCGCAGACAATGAACGGCGCGGAACGCCCCCGCATGGTTTTTGGACTGCCGCTCCAGGCAAACATCAGAAAGCCGCCGGGATAAGACTTCATTCGCTGGTTGTTGACGCCCTCCCTGCCACGTGGCTTGGCCAAAAGGGCCTGCAAACCTTTATTAGCCTCGACCATGGGGTTGAACTTTGTCTCCAGCCATGTCGCCAGGTCGCCTTGTGACGGTAACATCATGATCTGGCTGCATGGATTTTGCGCGATCATGTAGGCTTGGGCGCAGAGAGCGAGGGTTGTTTTGCCAACCTGGGCTCCCCACTTCATGGAGACCCGCTGACACTCCGGATCCATGAGCATGTCCAAGGGCTCGCGCTGGTAAGGCGCGTTGTCGAAGCGCAGCGGACCAGGGACCGCATTACCGATTGGTATACGGATATTGGCCTCGGCCCATTCACTGGGCTTCAGCTTCGGCGGAGGGCGCAGGTAGCCTTGTGCCCGTCGCATGGCCGCCAGAATGCCGCGCGGATTTGGAAAGCCCTCGGTCACCGTCAGGACTCCTCCTCAAGCTCAAGATCAGCCTCTGAAATCAGCGGGGTGGATGCCAATGTTTCAAGAGCAGCATCAATTTCATCGAGGAGAGCGGCTTTCAGGCGGGCGGCGTCTGTTTCACCGATGAGGCGGGCGACAACCCGGCCCGGTATGTTCCTCAGGTTCGCCCGCACTTCCGCGAATGCGGTAGCGATGGCTTTCTCGACCTGGGACAGGGGGGCCAGTTCACCGCTTTCACGAAGCAACGCCAGTTCGGCCTTGCGGGTCACCGCCAGAAGTTGACGGAGCTTCAGTTCTTGTTCATCGGCGGGCGCACTTGACACTGCTTCCTGCCGGATCCTGTCCTCGCGCCAGGCAGCAACATCGGCGGTGTTGAAAATCCATGCCTTGCCCTTGCCCCCACGGCACACGAAGGGGCAACCAACCTGGACCCACTGGTCAATTGTTGGCAGCGCGACGCCAAATACTTGGGCGATGGCCGTGCGGTTGACCTCCTGGCCCGCTCCTTTCCTGCCACTCATCGCGCTACAGCCGTCTTGCTATATAATAATAAACCCCTTGGGCAAGGGCCACGCACACATAAAAGCCCGGGCCTTTCCACCCGCAGGCCGGACCCCTCGTGGAAGTACCTGTTTTTTTCAGGACACCCTCCTCCCGCGACGTGTAGCCAGCAGCTCTGCGCCCTTGCCGAACTCGCGCAGGCCGAAGTAGGCGCCGGGCAGCGAGAACAGCAGGGTCAGCGCGTAAGGGTCCGGGGCGGGCGCCTGCCATACATAGGCGATGCCTGCGAGCAGGGACAGGGTGGACTGGCCGGGACGGATCCAGCGGATCAGGCGGTCGGAGGCCCGGTCCCCGCCCCGAATGGTTTCCTGCGTTTCATGATGGGCGTGCTGGCTGTCTTCCATCTCTGCCCGCGCCATAGCCTCGATATGTGCCCGGGTTGACTTGTCATCCTCAAGGCTGATCTCGCGCAGGCGGATGACCGCCGCCGGGTTACTCTGGAGCTCACGCAAGGCCGCCTCGGGGCTGTCTGTGCCGGTTGCGCTGCTGACCATGGCGATGCCGCTGGCCACCGCTGCGGGCAGGTTGCCTGTCAGAAGAGAACCTACCAGCGACGCCCCATGACCGCCGTTGTTCTTGATCCATTGCCCGACATCAGACCATTGCATGGTTAAAGCCTCACATGCTGCATCAACCATATGATGTATCCGACGGCACCTGTAAGGCACGAGGAGCCGATACAGGCGGCAATGCGGGCTTCGGCCTGAATCCGGGTCAGCGATGATTCCGCTGCGGAAATCTTCTCCCACATCCGGACGGACTCCTGGCCGAGCCGGTCCAGCGCAACTTCCTGGACGGTCAGCGCGGTCAGGGTCCGAGATATCTCACGCTGGGTAAGGGCGACTTCGGCCAGGGTCCGGTCTGTACTATCAAGCCGCGCTTCAACCGCAGCAAGCCGCGGCACAATCTGATCCACCTGCATTCGCTCCACACCATGGCATCGGTCATCAACTGTCAGGCAGCGTGGCAGACAGGCCCCTATACGTCCTGTGGCGCTTTTTCCTGCCGCTTCAGAATGTCCCTGACCCGACGCGGCGTGAGAGCGAACCCCGCCGCGATATCTGTCGTCGGCACGCCGTTACGGGCCATGTCGCAGATGCGGCGATCCCGCAGGGGGCGGGAGAGACTGTTCCCATTCGCGGGCTGAAGGATCAGCCCGGCAAACGCGCGGGAGATGCGGGCGGCATCCTCATAGCCAAGGATTTCGACGATTTTCGAGGACATTTTCAGGTTGCGGGGGTGGGGAACGTAGAGAATGCGCCTCCACCTGCGCTTTCCGGACGGCGCAAGGCTGCCGACAAGATAAAGCGCCCGGTCGCGGCCAATAACGCCGGCTATTTCCTGAATACTTTCAGGGAGTTCGGCAACCTGTTCCATGGCCGTGTCTTATAACCCGAGGCCCCAGTAAAACAAAGGCCCTTTTGGTGCATCCTGGCGGCAAAAAATTACCCCCCATGGTGCGCGTCTTCGAGAGGCGTGGGGGGTGTATTACACGGAAGGTGCGCCATTCCGCTGTATCATGTCAAGCCTTGAACTAATGTGCTTTCGGGGCCTTCCCGGGGACGGGAAGCGTCACAGACCACTCGGACCGCGCTGCCTCCGTGTCAGGCCGATCCCCAAGCCACTCCCAATACTCATCCGGCTCCATGTACTGAATAACGGTCGGGATGCTTCGCGCCGAAAGCGCCCGGCATAAGCGGGCCAACATGGCGGCGTGTGTGCTGGCCGGTAAAGGCGCCAGATCGGGGTGAAATTCCCACAGGTCTTTATCTGTACGATAACGCAGCAATATGACTTCCACCGCTCCGGCGTGCTGTGCAGCCGTTCCTTCGATTTTGGCGAGCGATTGGGCAACCATGTCTTCCAATGCGCGGTCTATGTCGAGGAGCATGCTCGCCACATCTGCGGGCACTGCCATTCGGCCTGTTTCCCAATACTGGGCCGTGCGGAGCCTCACACCCGCTTGGTCAGCAACCCACTGGGCCTTGAGGCCCAGTGTTTCGCGAATGGTCTTGAGTTCAGCCGGCGTCATGCGGCGTCCTCTTCTTCCTCGTCTTCTTCTTCCGCGTCGTTCAGGATCAGAACAACATGGTAATCTGTCTGGTCAAATGAGTAGCTCCAAAGTCCTTCTTGCCGCTCAGCGTCGGAGAAAACCAGACTGTAGGTATCGGTATCCCAGCAGCCGGACTCGTTGACGTCCAGGGGGGGAAACACGTCATTGCTTTCTTCATTGACACGCTCGAGGTGGCCTTTTTCTGACTCACCAGCCTGTGCCGGGTTAGCTTCAAGGGCCTGATCACGGCGCTCGAGATGGTCAGCGCTGAAGTACTCGATCCCGTCAACCTCATCGAGGAGCTCTACATAGCGGTCTGCCATTTCGCGGGCGACGGCTTCTGCGTCGTCAGCAAAGATCTGTGTGTACGGTGTGTAGTTGATGCTGGCCTGACCGGCTTTTTTCCAAGCCCAGACAAGATAAGCACTCTCATTGTCGAGCAAAGATTTGATCGCGGTAAAGTCAGCTTCATCCCGAATGAAGGCATAGGCCGCCCGTCGATCTTCATCAAAATCAAGGTCGTGGGTGTTGCAGAGTGCTTTGAATTCTGTGCGGTTCATAATTTCTGACTCCTAGAGTCTGACTGCGCCAATCGCGGTCTTGATGAACTGATTGTTGTTCATAAACGCGAACACGTCAAGTATTTTTTGGGGCAGCTATATACTTAAAAATGACCCCACGTGGTGCGCTGTGTCAAGGGGCCTGCACCGGCCCCATGACTATGGACGGATCGTGACCGTAGATGTCTTGGTAGCCTATATGGGGGTGGGCAGCCTTAACCCGGAAACGGACCTGTATTTATGGGGTACGTGCCAGGGCGGGTTCAGCTTGTCTCCCTGGCGTCGGGGTCCCCCTATAAGGGGTGACCCCGACGCATGACGGGAGAGAGATTGGACGGGCCGTAGCGCAGTTGCGGCACAGCAGGAATATGTATGTATTTCAGTAAGATGTACGGAACTCTGGCGCGTCACCTCTTGCCGCGGCGCGGCTGGCTGACCTGTCTATGACGCACGGACCGTGGCGCAAGTGATTTCAGTTCGCTAGTGGCCGCCCCGGGCGCAGCAGCCTTTGACCGGAGCGCACATTTGGTCGTATTTCCCGGCTGCTTGCCGCATGCCTGTGCCGTTACCTATAAGAGGTGCCGGCTCTTCTGTGCGCAGCTTGCGCCCAAAAATGCGCCCAAGTGCCTGTCTGTCGGGCAGTATGGCGCTTCCTCTCAAGGAACAAAACCCCCAGGTTTTCCTGGGGGTTCCGGCTGGTGCTGCTGGAGAGATTTGAACTCTCGACCTCTCCCTTACCAAGGGAGTGCTCTACCCCTGAGCTACAGCAGCAACGACTTGAATTGTCAGCCCAAGTTGCCTTGTGGCAAGGCCTTTTCGGGCACCCCGCAGGGTGGGCGGGTTTATGGCACAGCGTATCGACCCATGCAAGCATAAAAATGTGGGCCAGTGGGTTGACGGTGATGACCTGATCATCGCACAGTGCCAGCGTTCCGGCCTGTTGGCAGCGGGATCATGTGCGATTGTTTTGTACAGGCAATTATCTGATGACAGATACTCCGGTTGTTTCGGAAGAGAAGGGCGGTGGATCCCGACCGTCGAAAGATCGTCGCCAGGATCGTCTGGCCATGGCCCTGCGGGAGAACCTGTTGCGACGCAAGCAGCAGACCCGATCGCGCGCCATTTCCGATGATGATTCAGGGGTATGCCCGTCAGTATCTGCCGTGCCTCGGGATGAAACCGGATGATATGCCCGTAAAACGGGCCTGAAACCAAAAACACGCCGTTGTGGTCTGGCGCGTGCTGCGCTACAAGGTGCCGTTTCCGCCCCGTTGTGTCACAGGGCAACACCCCGGTTCCAAATGATGGAGACTGTTCCCCATGGCCGTCATGCCTGATACCTGGATTCGTGAAATGGCCCGCAACCGCGGCATGATCGAACCTTTTACCGACCGTCTGGAACGGGATGGCGTGATTTCCTACGGCGTCTCTTCGTATGGGTACGATGCCCGGGTTGCCGACGAGTTCAAGATTTTTACCAATGTTGATTCAGCCGTTGTTGATCCAAAGGAATTTTCAGACAAGAGCTTTGTGAACCGCAAGACAGATGTCTGCGTTATTCCCCCCAACAGCTTTGCCTTGGCCCGTACGGTCGAATACTTTCGTATTCCACGTGATACGCTGGTGATCTGTCTTGGCAAGTCAACGTATGCCCGATGCGGAATCATCGTCAACGTCACGCCTCTGGAACCCGAATGGGAAGGCCACGTGACACTTGAATTTTCCAATACCACTCCCTTGCCTGCACGCATATATGCCAACGAGGGAGCTTGTCAGTTTATCTTCCTGAAGGGGAATCCCGAATGCGAAACTTCCTATGGCGACCGCAAGGGCAAGTACATGGGCCAGAAGGGCGTGACACTGCCCCGGCTGTGATAGAACGCCCGGCAGTGGACAGCCTGACGGTAGAGCGCCCCCGGCAGGAGCAGCGTGGAGGGATGGATCGCATCCGCATCGTCGGGGGAACGCCCCTGCGCGGAACGATTCCGATCGGCGGTGCGAAGAATGCAGCCTTGCCCCTGATGGCGGCGGCACTCTTGACCGAGGAGACCTTGCGTCTGACCAACCTGCCGCATCTGGCAGATATCACCACCATGGCGCACCTGTTGGCCCAGCACGGGACTAGTATGCACCTGAATGGGGGTGAGGGCGGTGTCGGCAGTGCATCAGGCCGTGTGTTGGAGTTGCAGGCTGCCGATATAACAAGCCTGACGGCACCCTATGACCTTGTCCGGAAAATGCGGGCCAGCGTTCTGGTCTTGGGTCCATTGCTGGCACGTTTTGGTGCATGTCGTGTTTCATTGCCCGGCGGCTGTTCCATCGGAACTAGGCCTGTGGACCTGCATCTGAAGGCCATGGAGGCACTTGGGGCCGAGATTTCGCTGGACGAGGGATATATCAACGCCCGCATCCGTGATGACCTGAATGGCCGTTTGCGCGGTGGCACCATCATGTTCCCTGCTGTCACCGTTGGCGGAACAGAGAATGCCTTGATGGCCGCCTGCCTGGCTGAGGGTGAGACTGTGATCATGAATGCGGCCCAGGAGCCGGAAATCACGGATCTGGTCAATTGCCTGACCCTGATGGGCGCCAGGATTTCCGGCATTGGCTCCAATTGTTTGCGGGTCGAGGGCGTGTCGTCCCTGCACGGGACAGAATATTCGGTTTTGCCCGATCGTATTGAAACCGGGACGTATGCTATTGCGGCGGCCATTACACGTGGCGATGTGGAACTGGTCGGTGCCAATTCTGCGGCCTTGGGTGCAGTCTTTTCTGCCCTGAACGAATGTGGCGTTGAAGTGATTGAAACCTCGCGCGGGGTTCGTATTCGCGCTGATGGTGCCGAGATCCGGGGCATTGATCTGATGACCGAACCCTATCCCGGCTTCCCCACCGATATGCAGGCCCAGTTCATGGCTCTGATGGCAACGGCCAACGGGGCTTCGATGATTACCGAGACAATTTTCGAGAACCGGTTCATGCATGTGCCCGAGCTGTGCCGTATGGGGGCCAGAATCAACGTACACGGTGCTTCTGCCATTGTGCGTGGTATGCCCCGGCTTTCTGGTGCCCCGGTGATGGCCACGGACCTCAGGGCCTCTGTTTCCCTTGTTCTGGCCGGTTTGGCCGCTGAAGGGGAGACCATTGTGAACCGTATTTACCACCTTGACCGCGGTTATGAGCGTCTGGAAGCCAAGCTTGCCGCCTGCGGTGCCAACATAGAGCGTTTACGTGGCTGATTCTTTACTGTGTGTTGTGTCGTGGTCTTATTCTCGTCCACCGGGAAAGACCACGGCTTCAGAAAGACCCGCCCCCCTTTATTGCCCGGGGGTGCGTGCTATAGTCGGGCAGCGGCAAAGGCCGGTGTGTGGCATCCGCGTGGCGCGGGGCCGGGTGAGATGAGGGGTTAATGGCCAAGCCCAAGTCCAAGCCCAAGCTGGGATCTCGTGCAGAGAATATCCAGGAATTGAAGCGTCTCCAAGAGATGTACAACGCCTTGCCGCCCGGCAAGAAAAAGGCGATGCAGAAGCCTATCCAGGAACGTATAGATCAGTTGAACGCGGCTATAAACAGCGGCGGCGGGGCTGTTGTTTCTGCCCTGCAGACCATTGTGCTGGTTGTTCTGGTTGCGATCATCGCCTTGGGTCTAGGGTTCTTTGGTATCTCGTACTACGTACGGTTCCGGTAGAACTTTTGCGGTCTTTTCCATGTGCTGCCTTGACAAGATGCTGTGGTGCGGCAAACCTTGCCGGGCTGGCACTTCCATTTTTGGCAGTTCTTGGGAGAGACTATGACTTGCAGATTCTTTCATACAGAAGGGTCTTTCGCCCTGTCCGGAAGTTGCACCTCTTGATGCCAGGGGCAGGAAATGACGGTGTGAAGACACCGGCTGTCCTTGCTGTGGACAAGAACAGGATTGTCTCTGTTCATCTGGATGAGAAAATCGTTCGCAGCCGCAGGCCGGAGGTCGAGCATGAGCGGCGTATGGCCATTTACGATCTGATCGAGGACAATACCTTCCGTGTGTCGGGTGCGGGGAATGAAGGTCCGTACAGTCTTCACCTTTTCGTTGAAGGAGAGAAGCTGTATTTTGATGTCCGGACGGAAGGCGACATACCAATAGAAACGTTTTTTCTGTCCCTGAAAGGATTCCGGGCTGTGATCCGGGAGTATTTCATGGTTTGCGACAGCTACTACGGGGCCATCCGCACGGCTGCACCGTCGCGTATTGAGGCGGTTGATGCAGGACGGCGGAGTCTCCATAACGAGGGGGCATCGATGTTGCGCCAGCAGCTTTCCGATGCCGGTATTGATATTGACTTGGATACGGCCCGCCGCTTGTTCACCTTGGTCTGCGTTCTGCACGCGCGGAGTTGAGGGGTGGAGCGAAGCGATCCATCAGCAGTCTTGTTTGTCTGTACGATGAACTCCATTCGTTCTCCTATGGCGGCAGCCATCCTGCGTTATCTGTATGGAAAGAAAATCTATGTTGATTCAGCCGGTGTTCGCTGTGGCCAGCTGGATGGCTTTGCGGTTGCTGTTATGGCCGAAATTGGTATTGACGTGTCGCGCCATAGTCCTAAAACTTTTGATGATCTGGATGATGACAGCTTTGACCTAGTGATTTCCCTGTCGCCCGAAGCGCAACACAAGGCCGTTGAGCTGACCCGCACGGTGGCGTGTGATGTGGAGTTCTGGCACACGTTTGATCCTTCTGTCGTTGAAGGATCGCGGGAGGTGAGGCTGGATGCATACCGTCAGGTGCGTGATGATCTGATCAAGCGGATCAAGGACCGATTTGGCCCTCCTGTCGAAGGCGCGGGCAGCGTCTAGAAAATATCGTCGCGGTATCGATCGCGGGCTTCCAGCAGGTCCGGCAGCTTCTCGAAAAGAATGCGGACCAAGGATGGATCAAACTGGGTTCCGGAATTTTCCTCGAAGTATTGTAGAATGCGTTCCAGTGGCCAAGCCTTCTTGTACACACTGTCACTGGCAAGGCTGTCGAAAACATCGGCTATAGCCGTAATACGGGCGGGCAGGGGAATGATCTTCCCGGACAGACGTCTTGGATATCCTGTGCCGTCCCAGCGTTCGTGGTGCCCACCGGCGATAATGGCGGCACATTTGAGAATTTCCAGGTCGGACTGGATCAGCATGTCCTCGCCAATAATGGTGTGGGTTTTCATGACCTCCCACTCCTCATCGGTCAATTTACCGGGTTTGTTCAAGATGGCATCCGGAATGCCGATCTTGCCGACATCGTGTAACGGAGAGGCTGCCAGCAGGACCTGTGCATCCCGGCGCGGCATACCTGCTGCCAGGGCCAGAATCCAGGAGTATTCTGCCACACGCCTGACATGCTGGCTGCTTTCCATGGCCCGGGTTTCCACGGCTTCTCCCAGGCGTTGGACAACCTCTTTCTGGGCGCGCTCCACAAGATCGATCAAGTTGTAATTGTCCATGGCATAGGCCATGGTTCGGCAAAAGACATCAAGAACCGGTCGCTGTGGAATGGACGAGGCATCAACGCCGTCCAGCATCAGGATATTCTTGATTTCGACCGAGCTGCGGAAACTGGCCAGTGCCATGATCCCATCCATGGCGAAGTGCCCGTTCTCCGGGATCTTGCTTTCCAGGCGTTTCAGGTCATCCGGCAGGTCCGGGCGAAGGTCTTCCAGCCGGCCGGTCATGGGTGGGCTGTAACGTCCCGTCCCTGCCATGATGGCAATTTTCCCTGTGCGGCGTTGAACGCTCAGTACCAGCCCGTGCATGGGGGATTCAGCCGTTGTGTCATGTAGATGCAGAAGATCATGAAACAGGTGCAACGCGGTTTCTGCAAACCG comes from Haematospirillum jordaniae and encodes:
- the murA gene encoding UDP-N-acetylglucosamine 1-carboxyvinyltransferase — its product is MDRIRIVGGTPLRGTIPIGGAKNAALPLMAAALLTEETLRLTNLPHLADITTMAHLLAQHGTSMHLNGGEGGVGSASGRVLELQAADITSLTAPYDLVRKMRASVLVLGPLLARFGACRVSLPGGCSIGTRPVDLHLKAMEALGAEISLDEGYINARIRDDLNGRLRGGTIMFPAVTVGGTENALMAACLAEGETVIMNAAQEPEITDLVNCLTLMGARISGIGSNCLRVEGVSSLHGTEYSVLPDRIETGTYAIAAAITRGDVELVGANSAALGAVFSALNECGVEVIETSRGVRIRADGAEIRGIDLMTEPYPGFPTDMQAQFMALMATANGASMITETIFENRFMHVPELCRMGARINVHGASAIVRGMPRLSGAPVMATDLRASVSLVLAGLAAEGETIVNRIYHLDRGYERLEAKLAACGANIERLRG
- the dcd gene encoding dCTP deaminase, whose amino-acid sequence is MAVMPDTWIREMARNRGMIEPFTDRLERDGVISYGVSSYGYDARVADEFKIFTNVDSAVVDPKEFSDKSFVNRKTDVCVIPPNSFALARTVEYFRIPRDTLVICLGKSTYARCGIIVNVTPLEPEWEGHVTLEFSNTTPLPARIYANEGACQFIFLKGNPECETSYGDRKGKYMGQKGVTLPRL
- a CDS encoding DUF1870 family protein; the protein is MTPAELKTIRETLGLKAQWVADQAGVRLRTAQYWETGRMAVPADVASMLLDIDRALEDMVAQSLAKIEGTAAQHAGAVEVILLRYRTDKDLWEFHPDLAPLPASTHAAMLARLCRALSARSIPTVIQYMEPDEYWEWLGDRPDTEAARSEWSVTLPVPGKAPKAH
- a CDS encoding phage terminase large subunit family protein, which translates into the protein MTEGFPNPRGILAAMRRAQGYLRPPPKLKPSEWAEANIRIPIGNAVPGPLRFDNAPYQREPLDMLMDPECQRVSMKWGAQVGKTTLALCAQAYMIAQNPCSQIMMLPSQGDLATWLETKFNPMVEANKGLQALLAKPRGREGVNNQRMKSYPGGFLMFAWSGSPKTMRGRSAPFIVCDETDGYDRTSEGHPVGLLWQRAATFGDQRKLLEISTPTLKAASWIESAFIAGDCRRFLVPCPDCGHRQHLSWRGVQWNKSSDGEHLPETACYVCSECGSLWDDGRRIAAIRLGEWKAERPFRGHASYHLNELYSTFRHMRDIVRSFLDKKAAGDLQTFVNVSLAETWEEDGQQASAMDLMRRVEVFSAPVPEGGLILTAGIDMQQDRLEMEVVAWGADEESWSVDYLVLWGDPLGAAVWAELDQALNETYLHQSGAQLAISAACLDTGGGRGHTSAAYDYVRRQSGRRVFAIKGIGGFGRPLVSPPKRTRSIRGERPINLFGVGVDEAKIMIMRRLEVNTPGPGYSHFPADRSAEYFHQLTAEKLITRYVKGFPRPEWHKTRRRNEALDCRVYALAALKILNPKFHKLASRSALGSGEKAPQDSAGSGPHHTARRSRFPTRRRE
- a CDS encoding phage portal protein, coding for MNILDRLFRRTASAVRRRPGARFSRNFFDSASTDRLTQSWSTTPVSADEVVRRNYTSLVARSRHEADNNDYAKKFVRLCVQNIVGPKGVLLQAQARDFDGNLDNSANDALEDAWDRWGAAKSCDIGGQLSWRALQSLCITSAARDGEFFIKMVHGPDAGPWGFALQVIDPTRCPVHLDQDHRTGGSFIRQGIEFNMSGRPLAYYFMTTDDGRPDYSVEGKNYRRIPASEIIHGFLPDIVGQKRGLPWMATSLWRLHMLKEFEHAALVNARTAAAKCGFFKHEFETGDTLDENEELYMEAKAGVFQELPAGVSFQEWNPSYPRGEFHSFQKAMLRGAASGMGVAYNNLANDLEGVNYSSIRQGTLDEREHWKWLQEWLIETLHEPVFKAWLPKALLHGVAMENGGTLRPDRLEKYSRVAWQPRRWQWIDPAADIKAAIAAKNNMLSSPSQIIREQGRDPDSVWREIARDICAMEAAGIPKEYIGSAIGLALGAPTQAGAGKTGEPE
- a CDS encoding terminase small subunit produces the protein MSGRKGAGQEVNRTAIAQVFGVALPTIDQWVQVGCPFVCRGGKGKAWIFNTADVAAWREDRIRQEAVSSAPADEQELKLRQLLAVTRKAELALLRESGELAPLSQVEKAIATAFAEVRANLRNIPGRVVARLIGETDAARLKAALLDEIDAALETLASTPLISEADLELEEES